A single genomic interval of Macadamia integrifolia cultivar HAES 741 chromosome 6, SCU_Mint_v3, whole genome shotgun sequence harbors:
- the LOC122080966 gene encoding pectinesterase inhibitor 7-like, translating to MEALLILFTIISSMTTCTGASLNLPAETEMEFIKTSCDEVTLYPDLCFQSLSPYASTVHMSPRRLAQVGLAVSLTSARSTSDMVVSLSKQNDMSPSEAAAVADCVETTGDSIDELEQSLVQMKHLRGSDFDLKLSNIQTWVSAALTNDDTCMNGFEGNAMNGNIKNTIRSGILSVAQLTSNALALINRLSSIEANIVP from the coding sequence ATGGAAGCCCTTCTCATTCTCTTCACTATCATCTCATCCATGACAACCTGCACAGGGGCAAGCCTTAATCTTCCAGCAGAAACCGAAATGGAGTTCATTAAGACTTCATGTGATGAAGTGACATTGTATCCAGATTTATGCTTCCAATCACTCTCTCCTTATGCTTCCACTGTTCATATGAGCCCTAGAAGATTAGCTCAAGTGGGACTTGCTGTAAGCCTAACTAGTGCAAGATCCACTTCAGACATGGTGGTGAGCTTGTCTAAACAGAATGATATGAGTCCTAGTGAAGCAGCAGCGGTTGCAGATTGCGTCGAAACCACCGGTGACTCTATCGATGAGCTTGAACAATCTTTGGTGCAGATGAAACACCTTAGAGGctctgattttgatttgaaattgagCAATATACAAACATGGGTGAGTGCTGCTTTAACTAATGATGATACATGTATGAATGGGTTTGAAGGAAATGCCATGAATGGAAATATCAAGAACACAATTAGAAGTGGAATTCTAAGTGTTGCTCAGCTCACTAGCAATGCCTTGGCCCTAATTAATAGGCTATCCTCT